A window of Mustela nigripes isolate SB6536 chromosome 9, MUSNIG.SB6536, whole genome shotgun sequence contains these coding sequences:
- the ZER1 gene encoding protein zer-1 homolog isoform X1 codes for MLESSGTAWILERLPKGMTRCRKSNRMGWGCKPEGQGSLIGCGSANDPVSAGESLLPLGAPVLNWPTRLPPSMASDTPESLMALCTDFCLRNLDGTLGYLLDKETLRLHPDIFLPSEICDRLVNEYVELVNAACNFEPHESFFSLFSDPRSTRLTRIHLREDLVQDQDLEAIRKQDLVELYLTNCEKLSAKSLQTLRSFSHTLVSLSLFGCANIFYEEENPGGCEDECLVNPTCQVLVKDFTFEGFSRLRFLNLGRMIDGVPVESLLRPLSSLAALDLSGIQTSDAAFLTQWKDSLVSLVLYNMDLSDDHIRVIVQLHKLRHLDISRDRLSSYYKFKLTRKVLSLFVQKLGNLMSLDISGHMILENCSISKMDEEAGQTSIEPSKSSIMPFRALKRPLQFLGLFETSLCRLTHIPAYKVSGDKNEEQVLNAIEAYTEHRPEITSRAINLLFDIARIERCNQLLRALKLVITALKCHKYDKNIQVTGSAALFYLTNSEYRSEQSVKLRRQVIQVVLNGMESYQEVTVQRNCCLTLCNFSIPEELEFQYRRVNELLLSILNPTRQDESIQRIAVHLCNALVCQVDNDHKEAVGKMGFVVTMLKLIQKKLLDKICDQVMEFSWSALWNITDETPDNCEMFLNFNGMKLFLDCLKEFPEKQELHRNMLGLLGNVAEVKELRPQLMTSQFISVFSNLLESKADGIEVSYNACGVLSHIMFDGPEVWGICEPQREEVEERMWAAIQSWDINSRRNINYRSFEPILRLLPQGISPVSQHWATWALYNLVSVYPDKYCPLLIKEGGLPLLRDMIKMATARQETKEMARKVIGHCSNFKEENMDTSR; via the exons ATGCTTGAGAGCTCGGGAACGGCGTGGATTCTGGAACGGCTCCCAAAAGGGATGACAAGGTGCAGGAAATCCAACAGGATGGGTTGGGGTTGCAAACCTGAGGGCCAAGGGAGCCTGATAG GCTGTGGTTCTGCCAATGACCCTGTGAGTGCTGGGGAGTCACTGCTGCCCCTAGGGGCTCCTGTCCTGAATTGGCCCACCCGCCTGCCCCCCAGCATGGCGTCCGACACTCCTGAGTCCCTGATGGCCCTCTGCACTGACTTCTGCCTGCGCAACCTGGATGGCACATTGGGCTACCTACTGGACAAGGAGACTCTGCGGCTCCACCCAGACATCTTCCTGCCCAGCGAGATCTGTGACCGGCTCGTCAATGA GTACGTGGAGCTGGTCAATGCCGCCTGCAACTTTGAACCGCACGAGAGCTTCTTCAGCCTTTTTTCGGACCCCCGCAGCACCCGCCTCACCCGGATCCACCTTCGCGAGGACCTGGTGCAGGACCAGGACCTGGAGGCCATCCGCAAGCAG GACCTGGTGGAGCTGTACCTGACCAACTGCGAGAAGCTGTCCGCCAAGAGTCTGCAGACGCTGAGGAGCTTTAGCCACACCCTGGTGTCCTTGAGCCTCTTCGGCTGTGCCAACATTTTCTATGAGGAGGAGAACCCAGGGGGCTGTGAAGATGAGTGCCTCGTCAACCCCACCTGCCAGGTGCTGGTCAAGGACTTTACGTTCGAGGGCTTTAGCCGCCTCCGCTTCCTCAACTTGGGTCGCATGATCGACGGGGTCCCTGTGGAGTCGCTGCTGCGGCCACTCAGCTCCCTGGCTGCCCTGGACCTCTCGGGCATCCAGACGAGCGACGCGGCCTTCCTAACCCAGTGGAAAGACAGCCTGGTGTCCCTCGTGCTCTACAACATGGACCTGTCAGACGACCACATCCGGGTCATCGTCCAGCTGCACAAGCTGCG ACACCTGGACATCTCCCGAGACCGCCTCTCCAGCTACTACAAGTTCAAGCTGACTCGCAAGGTGCTGAGCCTCTTTGTGCAAAAGCTGGGGAACCTGATGTCCCTGGACATCTCTGGCCACATGATCCTGGAGAACTGCAGCATCTCCAAGATGGACGAGGAGGCGGGGCAGACTAG CATTGAGCCTTCCAAGAGCAGCATCATGCCTTTCCGGGCCCTGAAGAGGCCACTGCAGTTCCTCGGGCTCTTTGAGACCTCCCTGTGCCGCCTCACACACATTCCTGCctacaaa GTAAGTGGTGACAAAAACGAGGAGCAGGTGCTGAATGCCATAGAGGCCTACACGGAGCACAGGCCTGAGATCACCTCGAGGGCCATCAACCTGCTTTTTGACATCGCACGCATCGAGCGCTGCAACCAGCTGCTTCGGGCCTTGAAG CTGGTCATCACAGCCCTCAAGTGCCACAAGTATGACAAGAACATCCAGGTCACGGGCAGCGCTGCGCTCTTCTACCTGACCAATTCCGAGTACCGCTCCGAGCAGAGCGTCAAGCTGCGCCGGCAGGTCATCCAGGTGGTGCTGAATGGCATGGAATCCTACCAGGAGGTGACG GTCCAGCGGAACTGCTGTCTGACCCTCTGTAACTTCAGCATCCCCGAGGAGCTGGAGTTCCAGTACCGGCGAGTTAATGAGCTCCTGCTCAGCATTCTCAACCCCACGCGGCAGGACGAGTCGATCCAGCGCATCGCCGTGCACCTGTGCAATGCCCTGGTCTGCCAAGTGGACAACGACCACAAGGAGGCCGTGGGCAAGATGGGCTTCGTTGTG ACCATGCTGAAGCTGATTCAGAAGAAGCTGCTGGACAAGATA TGCGACCAGGTGATGGAGTTCTCCTGGAGCGCCCTGTGGAACATCACGGACGAGACTCCCGACAACTGTGAGATGTTCCTCAACTTCAATGGCATGAAGCTCTTCCTGGACTGCCTGAAG GAATTCCCAGAGAAGCAAGAACTGCATCGGAACATGCTAGGACTCTTGGGGAACGTGGCCGAGGTGAAGGAGCTGCGGCCGCAGCTAATGACTTCCCAGTTCATCAGTGTCTTCAG CAACCTGCTGGAGAGCAAGGCTGATGGGATCGAAGTTTCGTACAATGCCTGCGGCGTCCTCTCCCACATCATGTTCGATGGGCCTGAGGTGTGGGGCATCTGCGAGCCCCAGCGGGAGGAGGTAGAGGAGCGCATGTGGGCCGCCATCCAGAGCTGGGACATCAACTCTCGGAGAAACATCAATTACAG GTCATTTGAGCCAATTCTTCGCCTCCTTCCCCAGGGCATCTCCCCTGTCAGCCAGCACTGGGCCACCTGGGCCCTGTACAACCTCGTGTCTGTCTACC ccGACAAGTACTGCCCCCTGCTGATCAAAGAAGGAGGGCTGCCCCTGCTGAGGGACATGATCAAGATGGCCACCGCCCGGCAGGAGACAAAGGAAATGGCCCG CAAGGTGATTGGGCACTGCAGTAACTTTAAAGAGGAGAACATGGACACGTCCAGATAG
- the ZER1 gene encoding protein zer-1 homolog isoform X3, with product MASDTPESLMALCTDFCLRNLDGTLGYLLDKETLRLHPDIFLPSEICDRLVNEYVELVNAACNFEPHESFFSLFSDPRSTRLTRIHLREDLVQDQDLEAIRKQDLVELYLTNCEKLSAKSLQTLRSFSHTLVSLSLFGCANIFYEEENPGGCEDECLVNPTCQVLVKDFTFEGFSRLRFLNLGRMIDGVPVESLLRPLSSLAALDLSGIQTSDAAFLTQWKDSLVSLVLYNMDLSDDHIRVIVQLHKLRHLDISRDRLSSYYKFKLTRKVLSLFVQKLGNLMSLDISGHMILENCSISKMDEEAGQTSIEPSKSSIMPFRALKRPLQFLGLFETSLCRLTHIPAYKVSGDKNEEQVLNAIEAYTEHRPEITSRAINLLFDIARIERCNQLLRALKLVITALKCHKYDKNIQVTGSAALFYLTNSEYRSEQSVKLRRQVIQVVLNGMESYQEVTVQRNCCLTLCNFSIPEELEFQYRRVNELLLSILNPTRQDESIQRIAVHLCNALVCQVDNDHKEAVGKMGFVVTMLKLIQKKLLDKICDQVMEFSWSALWNITDETPDNCEMFLNFNGMKLFLDCLKEFPEKQELHRNMLGLLGNVAEVKELRPQLMTSQFISVFSNLLESKADGIEVSYNACGVLSHIMFDGPEVWGICEPQREEVEERMWAAIQSWDINSRRNINYRSFEPILRLLPQGISPVSQHWATWALYNLVSVYPDKYCPLLIKEGGLPLLRDMIKMATARQETKEMARKVIGHCSNFKEENMDTSR from the exons ATGGCGTCCGACACTCCTGAGTCCCTGATGGCCCTCTGCACTGACTTCTGCCTGCGCAACCTGGATGGCACATTGGGCTACCTACTGGACAAGGAGACTCTGCGGCTCCACCCAGACATCTTCCTGCCCAGCGAGATCTGTGACCGGCTCGTCAATGA GTACGTGGAGCTGGTCAATGCCGCCTGCAACTTTGAACCGCACGAGAGCTTCTTCAGCCTTTTTTCGGACCCCCGCAGCACCCGCCTCACCCGGATCCACCTTCGCGAGGACCTGGTGCAGGACCAGGACCTGGAGGCCATCCGCAAGCAG GACCTGGTGGAGCTGTACCTGACCAACTGCGAGAAGCTGTCCGCCAAGAGTCTGCAGACGCTGAGGAGCTTTAGCCACACCCTGGTGTCCTTGAGCCTCTTCGGCTGTGCCAACATTTTCTATGAGGAGGAGAACCCAGGGGGCTGTGAAGATGAGTGCCTCGTCAACCCCACCTGCCAGGTGCTGGTCAAGGACTTTACGTTCGAGGGCTTTAGCCGCCTCCGCTTCCTCAACTTGGGTCGCATGATCGACGGGGTCCCTGTGGAGTCGCTGCTGCGGCCACTCAGCTCCCTGGCTGCCCTGGACCTCTCGGGCATCCAGACGAGCGACGCGGCCTTCCTAACCCAGTGGAAAGACAGCCTGGTGTCCCTCGTGCTCTACAACATGGACCTGTCAGACGACCACATCCGGGTCATCGTCCAGCTGCACAAGCTGCG ACACCTGGACATCTCCCGAGACCGCCTCTCCAGCTACTACAAGTTCAAGCTGACTCGCAAGGTGCTGAGCCTCTTTGTGCAAAAGCTGGGGAACCTGATGTCCCTGGACATCTCTGGCCACATGATCCTGGAGAACTGCAGCATCTCCAAGATGGACGAGGAGGCGGGGCAGACTAG CATTGAGCCTTCCAAGAGCAGCATCATGCCTTTCCGGGCCCTGAAGAGGCCACTGCAGTTCCTCGGGCTCTTTGAGACCTCCCTGTGCCGCCTCACACACATTCCTGCctacaaa GTAAGTGGTGACAAAAACGAGGAGCAGGTGCTGAATGCCATAGAGGCCTACACGGAGCACAGGCCTGAGATCACCTCGAGGGCCATCAACCTGCTTTTTGACATCGCACGCATCGAGCGCTGCAACCAGCTGCTTCGGGCCTTGAAG CTGGTCATCACAGCCCTCAAGTGCCACAAGTATGACAAGAACATCCAGGTCACGGGCAGCGCTGCGCTCTTCTACCTGACCAATTCCGAGTACCGCTCCGAGCAGAGCGTCAAGCTGCGCCGGCAGGTCATCCAGGTGGTGCTGAATGGCATGGAATCCTACCAGGAGGTGACG GTCCAGCGGAACTGCTGTCTGACCCTCTGTAACTTCAGCATCCCCGAGGAGCTGGAGTTCCAGTACCGGCGAGTTAATGAGCTCCTGCTCAGCATTCTCAACCCCACGCGGCAGGACGAGTCGATCCAGCGCATCGCCGTGCACCTGTGCAATGCCCTGGTCTGCCAAGTGGACAACGACCACAAGGAGGCCGTGGGCAAGATGGGCTTCGTTGTG ACCATGCTGAAGCTGATTCAGAAGAAGCTGCTGGACAAGATA TGCGACCAGGTGATGGAGTTCTCCTGGAGCGCCCTGTGGAACATCACGGACGAGACTCCCGACAACTGTGAGATGTTCCTCAACTTCAATGGCATGAAGCTCTTCCTGGACTGCCTGAAG GAATTCCCAGAGAAGCAAGAACTGCATCGGAACATGCTAGGACTCTTGGGGAACGTGGCCGAGGTGAAGGAGCTGCGGCCGCAGCTAATGACTTCCCAGTTCATCAGTGTCTTCAG CAACCTGCTGGAGAGCAAGGCTGATGGGATCGAAGTTTCGTACAATGCCTGCGGCGTCCTCTCCCACATCATGTTCGATGGGCCTGAGGTGTGGGGCATCTGCGAGCCCCAGCGGGAGGAGGTAGAGGAGCGCATGTGGGCCGCCATCCAGAGCTGGGACATCAACTCTCGGAGAAACATCAATTACAG GTCATTTGAGCCAATTCTTCGCCTCCTTCCCCAGGGCATCTCCCCTGTCAGCCAGCACTGGGCCACCTGGGCCCTGTACAACCTCGTGTCTGTCTACC ccGACAAGTACTGCCCCCTGCTGATCAAAGAAGGAGGGCTGCCCCTGCTGAGGGACATGATCAAGATGGCCACCGCCCGGCAGGAGACAAAGGAAATGGCCCG CAAGGTGATTGGGCACTGCAGTAACTTTAAAGAGGAGAACATGGACACGTCCAGATAG
- the ZER1 gene encoding protein zer-1 homolog isoform X2 has translation MLESSGTAWILERLPKGMTRCRKSNRMGWGCKPEGQGSLIGCGSANDPVSAGESLLPLGAPVLNWPTRLPPSMASDTPESLMALCTDFCLRNLDGTLGYLLDKETLRLHPDIFLPSEICDRLVNEYVELVNAACNFEPHESFFSLFSDPRSTRLTRIHLREDLVQDQDLEAIRKQDLVELYLTNCEKLSAKSLQTLRSFSHTLVSLSLFGCANIFYEEENPGGCEDECLVNPTCQVLVKDFTFEGFSRLRFLNLGRMIDGVPVESLLRPLSSLAALDLSGIQTSDAAFLTQWKDSLVSLVLYNMDLSDDHIRVIVQLHKLRHLDISRDRLSSYYKFKLTRKVLSLFVQKLGNLMSLDISGHMILENCSISKMDEEAGQTSIEPSKSSIMPFRALKRPLQFLGLFETSLCRLTHIPAYKVSGDKNEEQVLNAIEAYTEHRPEITSRAINLLFDIARIERCNQLLRALKLVITALKCHKYDKNIQVTGSAALFYLTNSEYRSEQSVKLRRQVIQVVLNGMESYQEVQRNCCLTLCNFSIPEELEFQYRRVNELLLSILNPTRQDESIQRIAVHLCNALVCQVDNDHKEAVGKMGFVVTMLKLIQKKLLDKICDQVMEFSWSALWNITDETPDNCEMFLNFNGMKLFLDCLKEFPEKQELHRNMLGLLGNVAEVKELRPQLMTSQFISVFSNLLESKADGIEVSYNACGVLSHIMFDGPEVWGICEPQREEVEERMWAAIQSWDINSRRNINYRSFEPILRLLPQGISPVSQHWATWALYNLVSVYPDKYCPLLIKEGGLPLLRDMIKMATARQETKEMARKVIGHCSNFKEENMDTSR, from the exons ATGCTTGAGAGCTCGGGAACGGCGTGGATTCTGGAACGGCTCCCAAAAGGGATGACAAGGTGCAGGAAATCCAACAGGATGGGTTGGGGTTGCAAACCTGAGGGCCAAGGGAGCCTGATAG GCTGTGGTTCTGCCAATGACCCTGTGAGTGCTGGGGAGTCACTGCTGCCCCTAGGGGCTCCTGTCCTGAATTGGCCCACCCGCCTGCCCCCCAGCATGGCGTCCGACACTCCTGAGTCCCTGATGGCCCTCTGCACTGACTTCTGCCTGCGCAACCTGGATGGCACATTGGGCTACCTACTGGACAAGGAGACTCTGCGGCTCCACCCAGACATCTTCCTGCCCAGCGAGATCTGTGACCGGCTCGTCAATGA GTACGTGGAGCTGGTCAATGCCGCCTGCAACTTTGAACCGCACGAGAGCTTCTTCAGCCTTTTTTCGGACCCCCGCAGCACCCGCCTCACCCGGATCCACCTTCGCGAGGACCTGGTGCAGGACCAGGACCTGGAGGCCATCCGCAAGCAG GACCTGGTGGAGCTGTACCTGACCAACTGCGAGAAGCTGTCCGCCAAGAGTCTGCAGACGCTGAGGAGCTTTAGCCACACCCTGGTGTCCTTGAGCCTCTTCGGCTGTGCCAACATTTTCTATGAGGAGGAGAACCCAGGGGGCTGTGAAGATGAGTGCCTCGTCAACCCCACCTGCCAGGTGCTGGTCAAGGACTTTACGTTCGAGGGCTTTAGCCGCCTCCGCTTCCTCAACTTGGGTCGCATGATCGACGGGGTCCCTGTGGAGTCGCTGCTGCGGCCACTCAGCTCCCTGGCTGCCCTGGACCTCTCGGGCATCCAGACGAGCGACGCGGCCTTCCTAACCCAGTGGAAAGACAGCCTGGTGTCCCTCGTGCTCTACAACATGGACCTGTCAGACGACCACATCCGGGTCATCGTCCAGCTGCACAAGCTGCG ACACCTGGACATCTCCCGAGACCGCCTCTCCAGCTACTACAAGTTCAAGCTGACTCGCAAGGTGCTGAGCCTCTTTGTGCAAAAGCTGGGGAACCTGATGTCCCTGGACATCTCTGGCCACATGATCCTGGAGAACTGCAGCATCTCCAAGATGGACGAGGAGGCGGGGCAGACTAG CATTGAGCCTTCCAAGAGCAGCATCATGCCTTTCCGGGCCCTGAAGAGGCCACTGCAGTTCCTCGGGCTCTTTGAGACCTCCCTGTGCCGCCTCACACACATTCCTGCctacaaa GTAAGTGGTGACAAAAACGAGGAGCAGGTGCTGAATGCCATAGAGGCCTACACGGAGCACAGGCCTGAGATCACCTCGAGGGCCATCAACCTGCTTTTTGACATCGCACGCATCGAGCGCTGCAACCAGCTGCTTCGGGCCTTGAAG CTGGTCATCACAGCCCTCAAGTGCCACAAGTATGACAAGAACATCCAGGTCACGGGCAGCGCTGCGCTCTTCTACCTGACCAATTCCGAGTACCGCTCCGAGCAGAGCGTCAAGCTGCGCCGGCAGGTCATCCAGGTGGTGCTGAATGGCATGGAATCCTACCAGGAG GTCCAGCGGAACTGCTGTCTGACCCTCTGTAACTTCAGCATCCCCGAGGAGCTGGAGTTCCAGTACCGGCGAGTTAATGAGCTCCTGCTCAGCATTCTCAACCCCACGCGGCAGGACGAGTCGATCCAGCGCATCGCCGTGCACCTGTGCAATGCCCTGGTCTGCCAAGTGGACAACGACCACAAGGAGGCCGTGGGCAAGATGGGCTTCGTTGTG ACCATGCTGAAGCTGATTCAGAAGAAGCTGCTGGACAAGATA TGCGACCAGGTGATGGAGTTCTCCTGGAGCGCCCTGTGGAACATCACGGACGAGACTCCCGACAACTGTGAGATGTTCCTCAACTTCAATGGCATGAAGCTCTTCCTGGACTGCCTGAAG GAATTCCCAGAGAAGCAAGAACTGCATCGGAACATGCTAGGACTCTTGGGGAACGTGGCCGAGGTGAAGGAGCTGCGGCCGCAGCTAATGACTTCCCAGTTCATCAGTGTCTTCAG CAACCTGCTGGAGAGCAAGGCTGATGGGATCGAAGTTTCGTACAATGCCTGCGGCGTCCTCTCCCACATCATGTTCGATGGGCCTGAGGTGTGGGGCATCTGCGAGCCCCAGCGGGAGGAGGTAGAGGAGCGCATGTGGGCCGCCATCCAGAGCTGGGACATCAACTCTCGGAGAAACATCAATTACAG GTCATTTGAGCCAATTCTTCGCCTCCTTCCCCAGGGCATCTCCCCTGTCAGCCAGCACTGGGCCACCTGGGCCCTGTACAACCTCGTGTCTGTCTACC ccGACAAGTACTGCCCCCTGCTGATCAAAGAAGGAGGGCTGCCCCTGCTGAGGGACATGATCAAGATGGCCACCGCCCGGCAGGAGACAAAGGAAATGGCCCG CAAGGTGATTGGGCACTGCAGTAACTTTAAAGAGGAGAACATGGACACGTCCAGATAG